From one Cynocephalus volans isolate mCynVol1 chromosome X, mCynVol1.pri, whole genome shotgun sequence genomic stretch:
- the LOC134367926 gene encoding melanoma-associated antigen B1-like gives MPRGRKSKLRAREKRHQAQSETQGLQGAQAAAAEEESPSTSSLVLGVTPPGSPAAGIPQKPQGAPHTPTAAVGVSRKRSGKGAKGKGEGRKNSSQASTSTESSRHDLLSRKAGTLMQFMLHKYKMKEPIMKAEMLKVVHKRYREQFPEILKRASRHIELVFGLDLKEVNPRNHSYTLVSKLNPSDDGSLSGSRGFPRNGLLMPLLGVIFFSGNCASEKEMWEFLNMMGVYDGKSHFIFGDARKFITQDLVKERYLEYQQVPNSDPPRYQFLWGPRAHAETSKMKVLEFLAQFNNTTPSAFPFHYEEALRDEEEKASARAAAMRGTSAKASACSRPTHLTAPPAPSDV, from the coding sequence ATGCCTCGGGGTCGAAAGAGTAAGCTCCGAGCCCGTGAGAAACGCCACCAGGCCCAAAGTGAGACCCAGGGTCTTCAGGGTGCTCAGGCCGCTGCAGCAGAGGAAGAGTCCCCTTCCACTTCCTCTCTTGTTTTGGGGGTTACTCCTCCTGGCTCCCCTGCTGCTGGCATTCCCCAGAAGCCTCAGGgagccccccacacccccactgctGCTGTGGGTGTTTCACGCAAGAGATCTGGTAAAGGTGCCAAGGGTAAAGGTGAGGGAAGAAAAAATTCCTCCCAGGCCTCAACCTCCACTGAGAGCTCACGCCATGATCTTCTAAGCAGGAAGGCAGGAACGCTGATGCAGTTCATGCTGCacaagtataaaatgaaagagcCCATTATGAAGGCAGAGATGCTGAAGGTTGTCCACAAAAGGTACAGAGAGCAATTCCCTGAGATCCTCAAGAGAGCCTCTAGGCACATAGAGCTGGTCTTTGGCCTTGACTTGAAGGAAGTCaaccccagaaatcactcctaTACCCTTGTCAGCAAGCTAAATCCCAGCGATGATGGAAGCCTGAGCGGTTCCCGGGGCTTTCCCAGGAATGGGCTTCTAATGCCTCTGCTGGGTGTGATCTTCTTCAGTGGCAATTGCGCCTCCGAGAAAGAGATGTGGGAATTCCTGAATATGATGGGAGTCTATGATGGGAAGAGTCATTTCATCTTTGGGGATGCCAGGAAGTTCATCACCCAAGATCTGGTGAAGGAAAGGTACCTGGAGTACCAGCAGGTACCCAACAGTGATCCTCCACGCTATCAGTTCCTGTGGGGTCCAAGAGCCCATGCTGAAACCAGCAAGATGAAAGTCCTGGAGTTTTTGGCCCAATTCAATAATACCACCCCTAGTGCCTTCCCATTCCATTATGAAGAGGCtttgagagatgaggaagaaaaagCTTCAGCCAGAGCCGCAGCCATGCGTGGCACTTCTGCCAAGGCCAGTGCATGTTCTAGGCCTACACATCtgacagctcctcctgcccctagTGACGTGTGA